Proteins encoded by one window of Planktothrix tepida PCC 9214:
- the clpS gene encoding ATP-dependent Clp protease adapter ClpS, translating to MSVETVQKSETVRKLAPRYRVLLHNDDFNSMEYVVQVLMKTVPSLTQPQAVSIMMEAHTNGLALVITCAQEHAEFYCETLKTHGLISTIEPDE from the coding sequence GTGTCTGTTGAGACCGTACAAAAGAGTGAGACTGTTCGTAAACTTGCACCCCGTTATCGGGTTTTGCTGCATAATGATGATTTTAATTCGATGGAGTATGTTGTTCAGGTGTTGATGAAAACGGTTCCGAGTTTGACTCAACCCCAGGCGGTGAGTATTATGATGGAAGCCCATACCAATGGCCTAGCGTTGGTGATTACTTGTGCTCAAGAACACGCAGAATTTTATTGCGAAACCTTAAAAACTCATGGACTCATCAGCACGATTGAACCCGATGAATAA
- the queF gene encoding preQ(1) synthase encodes MSHSYTETPESPATSPEALKYGEREIAEGQLITFPNPRIGRRYEVQITLPEFTCKCPFSGYPDFATIYLTYVPNERVVELKSIKLYINSYRDRYISHEESINQILDDFVTAADPLEVRIKGDFNPRGNVHTVVEVQHLRVNPES; translated from the coding sequence ATGAGCCACTCTTACACTGAAACTCCAGAATCTCCCGCCACAAGTCCAGAAGCATTAAAGTATGGTGAACGGGAAATTGCCGAAGGACAATTGATTACCTTCCCAAATCCCAGAATTGGCCGTCGCTATGAGGTTCAAATTACCTTACCCGAATTTACCTGCAAATGTCCGTTTTCCGGTTATCCCGATTTTGCCACGATTTATTTAACTTATGTTCCTAACGAACGAGTTGTGGAATTAAAATCCATTAAACTGTATATCAATAGTTACCGAGATCGCTATATTTCCCACGAAGAATCGATTAATCAAATTTTAGATGACTTTGTAACTGCTGCTGACCCCCTAGAAGTCAGAATTAAAGGAGATTTTAACCCGCGCGGTAATGTTCATACCGTTGTTGAAGTCCAGCATCTGAGAGTCAACCCAGAATCCTAG
- the rpmI gene encoding 50S ribosomal protein L35, which translates to MPKLKTRKSAARRFRVTGSGKIVRRRAYKSHLLQHKSPARKRHLSNMALVSETQEDNVRLMLPYL; encoded by the coding sequence ATGCCCAAACTCAAAACTCGTAAATCCGCAGCCAGACGTTTTAGAGTCACCGGCAGTGGAAAAATTGTACGTCGTCGGGCTTATAAAAGCCATTTATTACAACATAAAAGCCCTGCTCGCAAACGTCATCTGTCTAATATGGCTTTAGTGAGTGAGACTCAAGAAGACAACGTGCGTTTGATGCTGCCCTATTTGTAA
- the rplT gene encoding 50S ribosomal protein L20, which yields MTRVKRGNVARKRRQKILKLAKGFRGCQSTNFRTANQRVMQALKNAYRDRRNRKRDFRRLWITRINAAARINGISYSQLVGNMKKANILINRKMLAQLAVLDPETFGKVVDLAKSGAK from the coding sequence ATGACCCGAGTTAAACGCGGTAATGTTGCTCGCAAACGCCGCCAAAAAATACTGAAACTTGCCAAAGGATTCCGGGGGTGTCAGTCTACCAACTTCCGCACCGCGAATCAGAGAGTTATGCAGGCGTTGAAAAATGCCTATCGAGATCGTCGGAACCGCAAACGGGACTTTAGACGGTTGTGGATTACTCGGATTAATGCAGCGGCTCGAATTAACGGTATCAGCTATAGTCAGTTAGTTGGCAATATGAAAAAAGCCAATATCTTAATCAATCGCAAAATGTTAGCCCAACTCGCCGTTTTAGATCCTGAAACCTTTGGGAAAGTGGTTGATCTGGCCAAAAGCGGAGCAAAGTAG
- a CDS encoding tetratricopeptide repeat protein yields MDTNLPIAYLLLLVVLLSGAIVFLIRQILKTRRTEITLFDLQTKLAKEPGTAQEYYQLGSIYNDKKLYSQAVTQLQKALKAGEEEDPQNLAMIYNALGYAHLAKEQYDIAIRQYKEALKLNPIYPTASNNLGYAYEKKKLTSQALEAYEQTLKIDPNNQTAKRRAESLRKRVGIPTEVA; encoded by the coding sequence ATGGATACTAATCTTCCCATTGCCTATCTATTACTTTTAGTGGTGTTACTTTCCGGGGCCATTGTTTTCCTGATTCGTCAAATTCTGAAAACTCGTCGTACAGAAATCACCCTCTTTGATCTGCAAACTAAATTAGCAAAAGAACCGGGAACTGCACAAGAATACTATCAATTAGGAAGTATTTATAACGATAAAAAGCTCTATTCCCAAGCCGTAACCCAATTACAAAAAGCCTTAAAAGCTGGGGAAGAGGAAGATCCCCAAAATTTAGCCATGATTTATAATGCTTTAGGATATGCTCATCTAGCTAAAGAACAATATGATATTGCCATTCGCCAATATAAAGAAGCCTTAAAATTAAATCCCATTTATCCCACTGCTTCTAATAATTTGGGTTATGCTTATGAGAAGAAAAAACTAACCAGCCAAGCCTTAGAAGCTTATGAGCAAACCCTAAAAATTGATCCCAATAATCAAACCGCAAAACGTCGGGCTGAATCTCTACGCAAACGGGTTGGTATTCCCACAGAAGTCGCTTAA
- a CDS encoding lipid kinase — protein sequence MANFPQPAHPKTALLLINPHARKTQKNLSQVVYQLQALDFDIIQESPEHPQEFTSTIQRYKDQVDFVIVGGGDGTLNAAVDGLVETGLPLAIVPLGTANDLARTLKIPASVTEACQIIACGHQQKIDLGWVNGKHFFNVASLGLSVKITRKLTKKSKKHWGALAYVWAAIQATLTARPFRALIEVDSQIQRVKTLQIAVGNGKYYGGGMSIAHDATIDDQRLDLYSLEIKHWWQILWVWLTLRTGKHREELGVRTVSGSDFQIYTSKPYPINTDGEITTWTPAHFRVIPQALTVLVPQPK from the coding sequence ATGGCAAATTTTCCCCAACCTGCCCATCCGAAAACGGCTTTACTTTTGATCAATCCCCATGCGCGCAAAACCCAAAAGAATTTATCGCAAGTGGTTTATCAACTTCAAGCCTTAGATTTTGATATTATTCAAGAGTCCCCTGAACATCCGCAAGAGTTTACCTCAACCATTCAACGATATAAAGATCAAGTAGATTTTGTGATTGTCGGAGGGGGAGATGGAACCCTCAATGCGGCGGTGGATGGGTTGGTAGAAACCGGTTTACCCCTAGCAATAGTCCCTTTAGGAACGGCCAATGACTTAGCCCGTACTCTAAAAATTCCCGCCTCTGTGACCGAAGCGTGTCAAATCATTGCCTGTGGACATCAACAAAAGATTGATTTAGGCTGGGTGAATGGTAAACACTTCTTTAATGTGGCCAGTTTAGGATTGAGTGTAAAGATTACTCGTAAACTGACCAAAAAATCTAAAAAGCACTGGGGGGCCTTAGCTTATGTATGGGCTGCAATTCAAGCTACGCTAACGGCTCGACCTTTTCGTGCTTTAATTGAAGTAGATAGTCAAATACAACGGGTCAAAACTTTACAAATTGCCGTTGGGAATGGCAAATATTATGGGGGCGGAATGTCCATTGCCCATGATGCCACGATTGATGATCAACGTTTAGACCTTTACAGTTTAGAAATCAAACATTGGTGGCAAATTCTCTGGGTGTGGTTAACCCTGAGAACAGGAAAACATCGGGAAGAATTAGGAGTCAGAACCGTGTCTGGCTCAGACTTTCAAATTTATACCAGTAAACCCTACCCGATTAACACCGATGGGGAAATTACCACCTGGACACCCGCTCATTTTCGAGTTATTCCCCAAGCTTTAACCGTTTTAGTACCCCAACCGAAGTAA
- a CDS encoding amino acid ABC transporter substrate-binding protein — protein MHKCGSLLVATLLLVASLTACESSNTTSTNTTSPGGNSTPASNSGTGQSRLDIVKQRGKLICGVDGKIPGFSFVNESGQYSGLDVDVCKAVAAAVLGAPNAVEFRNLDSTERFEALKAGEVDMLSRNTTWTISRDTSVGLEFAPTTFYDGQGMMVRQDSGITKLEDFQGKAVCVEAGTTTELNLTDAMRQRGIQFETVTFQQADPAYAAYAEGRCQGMTSDKSQLVARRSTLPNPNEHILLDVTMSKEPLGPVTVNNDSTWFDVVKWTTFALFEAEELGVKQANVDQLKTSDNPNIKRFLGTEGDLGKGMGLSNDFAANAIKAVGNYGEVYERNLGEGSQFKLPRGQNALWTNGGLMYSPPFR, from the coding sequence ATGCACAAATGCGGTTCTTTGCTAGTAGCAACACTCTTGTTAGTGGCATCCCTAACAGCCTGTGAATCATCCAATACTACTAGCACTAATACAACTTCACCAGGGGGAAACTCAACACCTGCTAGTAATTCGGGAACAGGTCAAAGTCGCCTTGATATTGTCAAGCAACGTGGAAAGCTGATCTGTGGTGTTGATGGTAAAATCCCCGGATTTAGCTTTGTGAATGAAAGTGGCCAATATTCCGGCTTAGATGTGGATGTGTGTAAAGCCGTAGCTGCGGCTGTTTTGGGTGCTCCTAATGCTGTGGAATTTCGCAATTTGGATTCTACAGAACGATTTGAAGCGTTAAAAGCGGGAGAAGTGGATATGCTCTCTCGCAATACCACCTGGACGATTAGCCGGGATACCTCCGTTGGCTTGGAATTTGCCCCGACAACCTTTTACGATGGTCAGGGGATGATGGTTCGTCAAGATAGTGGGATTACCAAATTAGAAGATTTTCAAGGAAAAGCGGTTTGTGTAGAAGCAGGAACCACAACGGAACTGAATTTAACCGATGCGATGCGTCAACGGGGTATCCAGTTTGAAACCGTTACCTTTCAACAAGCTGATCCCGCTTATGCTGCTTATGCTGAAGGTCGTTGTCAAGGAATGACGTCTGACAAATCTCAACTGGTCGCTCGTCGCAGTACCCTCCCTAATCCCAATGAGCATATTCTGCTGGATGTTACGATGTCGAAAGAACCTCTTGGCCCTGTAACAGTCAATAATGATTCTACTTGGTTTGATGTCGTTAAATGGACAACCTTTGCGTTATTTGAAGCTGAAGAATTAGGGGTGAAGCAAGCCAATGTTGATCAACTTAAAACCAGTGATAATCCTAATATTAAACGATTCTTGGGAACAGAAGGCGACCTGGGAAAAGGGATGGGATTAAGTAATGATTTTGCGGCTAATGCGATTAAAGCCGTTGGGAATTATGGTGAAGTGTATGAACGCAACCTCGGTGAAGGTTCACAATTTAAGCTTCCCCGTGGACAAAATGCCCTGTGGACAAATGGCGGTTTAATGTATTCTCCGCCTTTCCGTTAA
- a CDS encoding amino acid ABC transporter permease: MTTNRDQKIPLWRDDRFWRIALQILVIVIVVSLFALLGGNLTRNLRQTGNNFGFDFLNTSAGFNILDSLIPYTPTDPYSRVLFAGLLNSLRVMFFGIILTTLLGIAVGVARFSDNWLLRQLSLIYVEIVRNTPLLLQLVFWYGIFVQFPLIKESLNILNSIYLSKQGIFIPWPSGIQGIIGLGILVICAIAAFIVSKRRTKVMVERGESGQPQLITLGIIGIIALLTLTVGLNWQRPMFNPTTNTIEGGLRLTIEFTTLLVSLVVYTAAYIAEIVRAGIQSVPKGQWEAARSLGLKSGLVMQLVVFPQALRVIIPPLNSQYLNLAKNSSLAVAVAYADVYNVANTTFNQTGRAIEVMLIIMATYLTINLFISLGMNQLNRSVQLRER, encoded by the coding sequence ATGACAACCAACAGAGATCAGAAAATCCCCCTTTGGCGAGATGACCGATTTTGGCGCATTGCCTTACAAATTTTAGTGATTGTGATTGTAGTTAGCCTATTCGCTCTTTTAGGCGGAAATCTAACTCGAAATCTTAGACAAACAGGAAACAATTTTGGCTTTGATTTTTTAAATACATCGGCAGGATTTAATATTCTCGATAGTTTAATTCCCTATACTCCCACTGATCCCTATAGTCGCGTTTTATTCGCGGGATTATTGAATTCTCTGCGGGTGATGTTTTTTGGAATTATCCTCACAACATTATTGGGAATTGCTGTTGGTGTTGCCCGTTTTTCTGATAATTGGCTATTGCGTCAGTTATCATTAATTTATGTTGAAATTGTCCGCAATACTCCCCTTTTATTACAGCTAGTATTTTGGTATGGAATTTTTGTCCAATTTCCACTGATTAAAGAAAGTTTAAACATTTTAAATTCAATTTATTTGTCTAAACAAGGAATTTTTATCCCTTGGCCGTCAGGAATTCAAGGGATAATTGGGTTAGGAATTTTAGTGATTTGTGCGATCGCTGCTTTCATTGTGTCCAAAAGAAGAACCAAGGTGATGGTAGAAAGAGGAGAATCTGGACAACCTCAATTGATTACTTTGGGAATCATTGGAATCATTGCCTTATTAACATTAACAGTCGGATTAAATTGGCAACGTCCAATGTTTAATCCTACCACCAATACGATTGAAGGAGGATTAAGACTCACCATTGAATTTACAACACTTCTAGTAAGTTTGGTCGTGTATACAGCCGCTTATATTGCTGAAATTGTGCGGGCGGGAATTCAATCTGTTCCTAAAGGTCAATGGGAAGCCGCCCGATCTTTAGGGTTAAAATCAGGTTTAGTCATGCAGTTAGTCGTATTTCCTCAAGCGTTACGGGTAATTATTCCACCGTTAAATAGTCAGTATTTAAACTTAGCAAAAAACTCTAGTTTAGCGGTCGCCGTTGCTTATGCGGATGTCTATAATGTTGCCAATACTACCTTTAATCAAACCGGAAGGGCGATTGAAGTCATGTTAATTATTATGGCAACTTATCTCACCATTAATCTATTTATTTCTTTGGGAATGAATCAATTAAACCGCAGTGTTCAATTACGAGAAAGATAA
- a CDS encoding amino acid ABC transporter permease, producing MTSVPSTPSSQQPPQIAVLSAKEWLQKNLFNTWYNTLITLGISALLLFMLTRFISWAFTLAKWSVIPANLPLFFVGRFPGDQYWRLWVMLGIISVLSGITWGFLARNSRLLFSKNILVILGFVGILAVITPVPIIFRFLLIGMLLLLVAGAWGGKIIGNTYPKLGKWLPFSWFLLLIICIWFIGGGLGLKVVQTNLWGGLMLTLLMSIVSILLSFPIGILLALGRQSSLPIIRILSTIYIEIIRGLPLITILFMGQVLLPLFLPEGSRPDRILRAIIGLTMFSSAYLAENIRGGLQAIPRGQTEAAKALGLNTPLTVSLIILPQALKVSIPSIVGQFISLFQDTTLLSIVGLVELLGMSRSILANPKFLGRYLEVYLFIGILYWVFCYAMSVASQKLEKELNTEHR from the coding sequence ATGACTTCTGTACCATCAACACCATCATCTCAGCAACCGCCTCAGATCGCCGTATTAAGCGCAAAGGAATGGTTACAAAAGAATCTATTTAATACTTGGTATAATACCCTGATTACCTTGGGAATTAGTGCCTTATTATTGTTCATGTTAACAAGGTTTATTTCATGGGCATTTACCCTGGCTAAATGGAGTGTAATTCCTGCGAATTTGCCTTTGTTTTTTGTGGGAAGATTTCCCGGTGATCAATATTGGCGTTTATGGGTAATGTTAGGGATAATTTCTGTTCTTTCGGGTATTACCTGGGGATTTTTAGCCCGAAATTCAAGACTTTTATTTAGTAAAAATATCTTGGTTATTTTGGGATTTGTTGGAATTCTGGCAGTTATTACTCCAGTTCCCATTATTTTCCGTTTCCTCCTGATAGGAATGCTATTATTATTAGTAGCAGGAGCTTGGGGCGGTAAAATCATAGGAAATACTTACCCAAAGTTAGGCAAGTGGTTGCCTTTTTCGTGGTTTTTATTATTAATAATTTGTATTTGGTTTATTGGAGGTGGGCTCGGATTAAAAGTCGTCCAAACCAACCTGTGGGGAGGGCTGATGTTAACCTTATTGATGTCAATTGTTAGTATTTTACTATCTTTTCCTATTGGTATATTATTAGCATTAGGGCGACAAAGTAGTTTACCGATTATTCGTATCTTATCAACTATTTATATTGAAATTATTCGGGGATTACCCTTAATTACAATTTTATTTATGGGACAAGTTTTACTTCCATTATTCCTCCCCGAAGGCTCACGACCCGACCGCATTTTACGCGCTATTATTGGATTAACAATGTTTAGTTCAGCTTATTTAGCTGAAAACATCCGAGGCGGGTTACAAGCCATTCCCAGAGGTCAAACAGAAGCGGCTAAAGCATTAGGATTAAATACACCCTTAACGGTTAGTTTAATTATCTTACCCCAAGCCTTAAAAGTTTCTATTCCTTCGATTGTGGGACAGTTTATTAGTTTATTCCAAGATACAACGTTATTGTCAATTGTGGGATTAGTGGAATTATTGGGAATGAGTCGATCTATTTTAGCAAATCCCAAGTTTCTCGGACGCTACTTAGAAGTTTACCTATTTATTGGAATTCTTTACTGGGTTTTTTGTTATGCGATGTCTGTTGCAAGTCAAAAATTAGAAAAAGAGTTGAATACGGAGCATCGATAA
- a CDS encoding class I SAM-dependent methyltransferase, with protein MKQIFTYISQSNLWQSSESKSGRGSEIDCTTSIRSALPDLFKALKVTSILDAPCGDFNWMRRVQLDKINYLGIDIVSDIIQHNQEKYSTDTIEFKPGDITKDDLPKVDLIICRDCMVHLPLLYGCSALKQFQRSGSTYLLSTTYPKVKVNIDVAAGSWRPLNLCLPPYNCGTPLSIISDPSDDTGEHSDKSIGLWELNAIEPRESLSLFSPQVLLTTWIRQVLSPSWKL; from the coding sequence ATGAAACAAATTTTTACTTATATCAGCCAATCCAATTTATGGCAAAGTTCAGAATCAAAGTCTGGCAGAGGATCTGAAATAGATTGTACAACTTCAATTAGATCTGCATTGCCAGATTTATTTAAGGCATTGAAGGTTACATCTATTCTGGATGCTCCCTGCGGTGACTTTAACTGGATGCGCCGTGTTCAACTTGATAAAATCAACTACTTGGGTATTGATATAGTTTCAGATATTATTCAACACAATCAAGAAAAATACAGCACAGATACCATTGAGTTCAAGCCGGGAGATATTACGAAAGACGATTTGCCAAAAGTAGATCTAATTATTTGTCGCGATTGCATGGTACATTTGCCATTGCTGTATGGGTGTTCAGCCTTAAAGCAATTTCAACGCAGTGGATCTACTTATCTTTTATCAACAACCTACCCGAAAGTGAAGGTCAACATTGATGTAGCAGCTGGCTCCTGGCGACCGCTCAATCTTTGTTTACCACCCTATAACTGTGGAACTCCTCTGAGTATCATTAGCGATCCCAGTGATGATACAGGAGAACATTCTGATAAATCCATTGGTTTATGGGAATTGAATGCTATTGAGCCTCGCGAAAGTTTAAGTTTGTTTTCTCCTCAAGTGCTGCTAACGACCTGGATACGCCAAGTGCTTTCCCCATCCTGGAAGTTGTAA
- a CDS encoding amino acid ABC transporter ATP-binding protein — protein MTQTQPTTNSVQATAEDYAILATDVHKWYSNNFHVLRGVSLSVRRGEVVVIMGPSGSGKSTFIRTFNALEEFQQGSIVIDGINLSHDLKNIEEIRKEVGMVFQQFNLFPHLSILQNVTLAPIWVRRWPQAKAEAVALQLLERVGILEQAKKYPGQLSGGQQQRVAIARALAMQPKIMLFDEPTSALDPEMVREVLDVMRTLADSGMTMVCVTHEVGFAREVADRIVLMADGILVEEGTPEEFFNNPQEERTQKFLSQIL, from the coding sequence ATGACACAAACACAACCCACTACCAACTCAGTTCAAGCGACAGCAGAAGATTATGCCATTCTGGCGACCGATGTGCATAAGTGGTATAGCAATAATTTCCATGTTCTCAGGGGAGTTAGCCTTTCCGTCAGACGGGGGGAAGTTGTGGTGATTATGGGGCCATCGGGTTCGGGAAAATCGACTTTTATTCGCACTTTTAATGCGTTAGAAGAATTTCAACAGGGTAGTATTGTTATTGATGGAATTAATTTATCCCATGATTTGAAAAATATTGAAGAAATTCGTAAAGAAGTGGGAATGGTATTTCAACAGTTTAATTTATTTCCCCATTTAAGTATTTTACAAAATGTGACGTTAGCTCCCATCTGGGTACGGCGTTGGCCACAAGCAAAAGCGGAAGCAGTGGCATTACAATTATTAGAACGGGTGGGAATTTTAGAACAAGCCAAAAAATATCCCGGTCAATTATCTGGGGGTCAACAACAACGAGTTGCGATCGCTAGAGCATTAGCAATGCAACCTAAAATTATGTTATTTGATGAACCTACTTCTGCTTTAGACCCGGAAATGGTACGAGAAGTTTTAGACGTGATGCGAACCTTAGCTGACTCCGGGATGACGATGGTTTGTGTCACCCATGAAGTCGGATTTGCAAGAGAAGTAGCGGATCGAATTGTATTAATGGCCGATGGAATATTAGTAGAAGAAGGAACCCCAGAAGAATTTTTTAATAATCCTCAAGAAGAACGGACTCAAAAATTTCTGTCTCAAATTCTTTAA
- a CDS encoding calcium-binding protein, with protein MEPISQSVNLPQPRHAGEDHTTTGQSSNMTVISQPLTPSDLLSGLFLLTENDDSVEIAPGVLGVNPVAISKYPNGLAALGGNDSVRGSIDSERIVGNQGQDTLDGQGGDDTLRGGQDFDILYGGAGNDWLNGNLGDDYLYGNEGNDFLRGGQGNDALVGEAGNDTLVGDLGVDRLWGGDGKDVFVLRKETATSPAEDCGCSGIENLDTITSDFILDYNAAQGDVIGLTAGLTVNDIVLTQQTLTYGDLRDYQSSGPFPPGDIRTLDFQIETASVTVITIANTGNILGLVKGVAPTQLQFVSVDNNILGQG; from the coding sequence ATGGAACCGATATCACAATCTGTTAATCTCCCCCAACCCAGACACGCAGGAGAGGATCATACAACTACAGGACAATCGAGTAATATGACGGTAATTTCCCAACCCCTAACCCCATCTGATCTACTATCGGGATTATTTTTATTAACGGAAAATGACGATAGTGTTGAAATTGCACCGGGGGTCTTAGGGGTTAATCCTGTCGCTATCTCCAAATATCCTAACGGTTTAGCTGCTTTGGGTGGAAATGATTCTGTTCGAGGGTCTATCGACTCAGAACGCATAGTCGGAAATCAAGGTCAAGATACCCTCGATGGCCAAGGGGGAGATGATACCCTGCGGGGAGGTCAGGATTTTGATATCCTGTATGGCGGTGCGGGTAATGATTGGCTTAACGGTAATTTAGGCGATGATTATCTCTATGGAAATGAAGGGAATGATTTTCTGCGAGGCGGTCAAGGAAACGATGCGTTAGTTGGAGAAGCGGGAAATGATACCCTAGTGGGTGATCTGGGGGTTGACCGTCTCTGGGGAGGTGACGGAAAAGATGTATTTGTTTTACGAAAAGAGACCGCAACTTCCCCGGCTGAAGACTGTGGTTGCAGTGGAATTGAAAATCTAGACACGATTACTTCTGACTTTATTCTCGATTACAATGCAGCCCAAGGCGATGTAATTGGGTTAACCGCAGGGTTAACGGTTAATGATATTGTCTTAACCCAACAAACGCTAACCTATGGAGATCTGCGAGATTATCAGAGTAGTGGCCCCTTCCCTCCGGGTGACATCAGAACCCTGGATTTTCAAATTGAGACGGCATCTGTAACGGTGATTACAATAGCCAATACGGGAAATATTTTAGGGTTAGTTAAAGGGGTTGCACCTACACAACTTCAGTTTGTCTCCGTTGACAATAATATTCTCGGACAAGGATAA